The following are encoded together in the Phragmites australis chromosome 19, lpPhrAust1.1, whole genome shotgun sequence genome:
- the LOC133900857 gene encoding zinc finger CCCH domain-containing protein 63 isoform X3 produces MAAPSGGSVGGGGGGEGSSSSAAAAAAATIGTHGVEEEAMWQMNLGEPVESGPYPERVGEPDCSYYMRTGLCRFGMTCKFNHPADRKLAVAAARMKGEYPQRIGQPECQYYLKTGTCKFGATCKFHHPRDKAAMATRVQLNTLGYPLRLNEKECAYYLRTGQCKFGSTCKFHHPQPSNTMVAVRGSVYSPGQSATSPGQHAYQGGAVTSWPLSRSASFIASPRWPGHSSYAQVIVPPGLVQVPGWNPYAAQIGSSSSDDQQRTPGAAQYYTGSRQGETPGMGDQGMFSTYQAGSVPVGLYAVQRENVFPERPDQPECQFYMKTGDCKFGAVCKFHHPKERIIPSPNCALSSLGLPLRPGEPICSFYSRYGICKFGPTCKFDHPMGTVMYGLVPSPTSEVPIARRMLAHVPSHSEVSPDNGSGRSRRITHSDSQQIPSGERSTEREAS; encoded by the exons ATGGCGGCGCCGTCCGGCGGTTCCGTGGGCGGGGGTGGCGGCGGGgagggctcctcctcctcggccgccgcggctgCCGCCGCGACGATCGGGACCCACGGGGTCGAGGAAG AGGCGATGTGGCAGATGAATTTAGGGGAACCTGTGGAATCTGGGCCATATCCAGAGCGTGTTGGAGAGCCAGATTGTAGTTATTACATGAGGACTGGCTTGTGCAGGTTTGGGATGACCTGTAAATTTAATCATCCAGCAGACAGGAAGCTG gctgttgctgctgcaagAATGAAGGGAGAATATCCTCAAAGAATTGGCCAGCCTGAATGCCAA TACTATCTAAAGACCGGCACGTGCAAATTTGGAGCAACTTGCAAGTTTCACCACCCCCGAGATAAGGCTGCAATGGCAACTCGAGTACAGTTGAACACTTTGGGCTACCCTCTACGGCTG AATGAAAAGGAATGTGCTTATTATTTAAGAACAGGGCAGTGCAAGTTTGGAAGCACATGCAAGTTTCACCATCCACAACCATCTAACACAATGGTTGCGGTACGTGGCTCTGTTTATTCACCTGGACAGTCTGCGACTTCTCCTGGCCAGCATGCTTACCAAGGGGGGGCTGTAACAAGCTGGCCCTTGTCAAGATCTGCTTCTTTCATTGCAAGTCCAAGGTGGCCAGGTCATTCAAGCTATGCACAAGTGATTGTTCCTCCAGGGCTTGTTCAGGTCCCAGGGTGGAATCCTTATGCT gCGCAGATTGGTTCTTCATCCTCAGATGACCAACAACGGACGCCTGGAGCTGCCCAATACTATACTGGCTCACGCCAGGGTGAAACACCTGGCATGGGTGATCAAGGAATGTTTTCAACTTACCAAGCTGGTTCTGTTCCTGTTGGACTTTATGCAGTACAGAGGGAGAATGTATTTCCAGAGAGACCTGACCAACCTGAATGTCAGTTCTATATGAAGACTGGAGACTGTAAGTTTGGTGCCGTATGCAAGTTTCATCATCCCAAGGAGCGAATAATTCCTTCCCCCAATTGTGCGCTGAGTTCTCTAGGTCTACCTTTACGCCCG GGAGAGCCCATATGCAGTTTCTATTCTCGCTATGGCATCTGCAAGTTTGGTCCAACTTGCAAGTTCGATCATCCAATGGGAACCGTCATGTATGGCCTTGTTCCATCACCAACTAGTGAGGTCCCAATTGCTCGACGCATGCTGGCACATGTACCATCACATTCAGAAGTGTCGCCTGACAATGGCTCCGGGAGGTCTCGGAGGATTACCCATTCAGATTCCCAGCAAATACCCTCTGGTGAAAGAAGCACCGAGAGAGAGGCGTCCTAA
- the LOC133900857 gene encoding zinc finger CCCH domain-containing protein 63 isoform X2: MPRAAMKVTPLIARGGSCAAGEGSCSAGKSSSSAAAVPIAVAAAVFGPHGADEEAMWQMNLGEPVESGPYPERVGEPDCSYYMRTGLCRFGMTCKFNHPADRKLAVAAARMKGEYPQRIGQPECQYYLKTGTCKFGATCKFHHPRDKAAMATRVQLNTLGYPLRLNEKECAYYLRTGQCKFGSTCKFHHPQPSNTMVAVRGSVYSPGQSATSPGQHAYQGGAVTSWPLSRSASFIASPRWPGHSSYAQVIVPPGLVQVPGWNPYAIGSSSSDDQQRTPGAAQYYTGSRQGETPGMGDQGMFSTYQAGSVPVGLYAVQRENVFPERPDQPECQFYMKTGDCKFGAVCKFHHPKERIIPSPNCALSSLGLPLRPGEPICSFYSRYGICKFGPTCKFDHPMGTVMYGLVPSPTSEVPIARRMLAHVPSHSEVSPDNGSGRSRRITHSDSQQIPSGERSTEREAS; encoded by the exons ATGCCTCGGGCGGCCATGAAGGTGACACCATTGATTGCCAGGGGTGGCTCCTGTGCTGCAGGGGAGGGTTCCTGTTCTGCAGGCAAGAGCTCCTCTTCAGCCGCTGCAGTCCCTATCGCTGTCGCAGCTGCTGTCTTCGGGCCCCATGGGGCTGATGAAG AGGCGATGTGGCAGATGAATTTAGGGGAACCTGTGGAATCTGGGCCATATCCAGAGCGTGTTGGAGAGCCAGATTGTAGTTATTACATGAGGACTGGCTTGTGCAGGTTTGGGATGACCTGTAAATTTAATCATCCAGCAGACAGGAAGCTG gctgttgctgctgcaagAATGAAGGGAGAATATCCTCAAAGAATTGGCCAGCCTGAATGCCAA TACTATCTAAAGACCGGCACGTGCAAATTTGGAGCAACTTGCAAGTTTCACCACCCCCGAGATAAGGCTGCAATGGCAACTCGAGTACAGTTGAACACTTTGGGCTACCCTCTACGGCTG AATGAAAAGGAATGTGCTTATTATTTAAGAACAGGGCAGTGCAAGTTTGGAAGCACATGCAAGTTTCACCATCCACAACCATCTAACACAATGGTTGCGGTACGTGGCTCTGTTTATTCACCTGGACAGTCTGCGACTTCTCCTGGCCAGCATGCTTACCAAGGGGGGGCTGTAACAAGCTGGCCCTTGTCAAGATCTGCTTCTTTCATTGCAAGTCCAAGGTGGCCAGGTCATTCAAGCTATGCACAAGTGATTGTTCCTCCAGGGCTTGTTCAGGTCCCAGGGTGGAATCCTTATGCT ATTGGTTCTTCATCCTCAGATGACCAACAACGGACGCCTGGAGCTGCCCAATACTATACTGGCTCACGCCAGGGTGAAACACCTGGCATGGGTGATCAAGGAATGTTTTCAACTTACCAAGCTGGTTCTGTTCCTGTTGGACTTTATGCAGTACAGAGGGAGAATGTATTTCCAGAGAGACCTGACCAACCTGAATGTCAGTTCTATATGAAGACTGGAGACTGTAAGTTTGGTGCCGTATGCAAGTTTCATCATCCCAAGGAGCGAATAATTCCTTCCCCCAATTGTGCGCTGAGTTCTCTAGGTCTACCTTTACGCCCG GGAGAGCCCATATGCAGTTTCTATTCTCGCTATGGCATCTGCAAGTTTGGTCCAACTTGCAAGTTCGATCATCCAATGGGAACCGTCATGTATGGCCTTGTTCCATCACCAACTAGTGAGGTCCCAATTGCTCGACGCATGCTGGCACATGTACCATCACATTCAGAAGTGTCGCCTGACAATGGCTCCGGGAGGTCTCGGAGGATTACCCATTCAGATTCCCAGCAAATACCCTCTGGTGAAAGAAGCACCGAGAGAGAGGCGTCCTAA
- the LOC133900857 gene encoding zinc finger CCCH domain-containing protein 63 isoform X1: MPRAAMKVTPLIARGGSCAAGEGSCSAGKSSSSAAAVPIAVAAAVFGPHGADEEAMWQMNLGEPVESGPYPERVGEPDCSYYMRTGLCRFGMTCKFNHPADRKLAVAAARMKGEYPQRIGQPECQYYLKTGTCKFGATCKFHHPRDKAAMATRVQLNTLGYPLRLNEKECAYYLRTGQCKFGSTCKFHHPQPSNTMVAVRGSVYSPGQSATSPGQHAYQGGAVTSWPLSRSASFIASPRWPGHSSYAQVIVPPGLVQVPGWNPYAAQIGSSSSDDQQRTPGAAQYYTGSRQGETPGMGDQGMFSTYQAGSVPVGLYAVQRENVFPERPDQPECQFYMKTGDCKFGAVCKFHHPKERIIPSPNCALSSLGLPLRPGEPICSFYSRYGICKFGPTCKFDHPMGTVMYGLVPSPTSEVPIARRMLAHVPSHSEVSPDNGSGRSRRITHSDSQQIPSGERSTEREAS, from the exons ATGCCTCGGGCGGCCATGAAGGTGACACCATTGATTGCCAGGGGTGGCTCCTGTGCTGCAGGGGAGGGTTCCTGTTCTGCAGGCAAGAGCTCCTCTTCAGCCGCTGCAGTCCCTATCGCTGTCGCAGCTGCTGTCTTCGGGCCCCATGGGGCTGATGAAG AGGCGATGTGGCAGATGAATTTAGGGGAACCTGTGGAATCTGGGCCATATCCAGAGCGTGTTGGAGAGCCAGATTGTAGTTATTACATGAGGACTGGCTTGTGCAGGTTTGGGATGACCTGTAAATTTAATCATCCAGCAGACAGGAAGCTG gctgttgctgctgcaagAATGAAGGGAGAATATCCTCAAAGAATTGGCCAGCCTGAATGCCAA TACTATCTAAAGACCGGCACGTGCAAATTTGGAGCAACTTGCAAGTTTCACCACCCCCGAGATAAGGCTGCAATGGCAACTCGAGTACAGTTGAACACTTTGGGCTACCCTCTACGGCTG AATGAAAAGGAATGTGCTTATTATTTAAGAACAGGGCAGTGCAAGTTTGGAAGCACATGCAAGTTTCACCATCCACAACCATCTAACACAATGGTTGCGGTACGTGGCTCTGTTTATTCACCTGGACAGTCTGCGACTTCTCCTGGCCAGCATGCTTACCAAGGGGGGGCTGTAACAAGCTGGCCCTTGTCAAGATCTGCTTCTTTCATTGCAAGTCCAAGGTGGCCAGGTCATTCAAGCTATGCACAAGTGATTGTTCCTCCAGGGCTTGTTCAGGTCCCAGGGTGGAATCCTTATGCT gCGCAGATTGGTTCTTCATCCTCAGATGACCAACAACGGACGCCTGGAGCTGCCCAATACTATACTGGCTCACGCCAGGGTGAAACACCTGGCATGGGTGATCAAGGAATGTTTTCAACTTACCAAGCTGGTTCTGTTCCTGTTGGACTTTATGCAGTACAGAGGGAGAATGTATTTCCAGAGAGACCTGACCAACCTGAATGTCAGTTCTATATGAAGACTGGAGACTGTAAGTTTGGTGCCGTATGCAAGTTTCATCATCCCAAGGAGCGAATAATTCCTTCCCCCAATTGTGCGCTGAGTTCTCTAGGTCTACCTTTACGCCCG GGAGAGCCCATATGCAGTTTCTATTCTCGCTATGGCATCTGCAAGTTTGGTCCAACTTGCAAGTTCGATCATCCAATGGGAACCGTCATGTATGGCCTTGTTCCATCACCAACTAGTGAGGTCCCAATTGCTCGACGCATGCTGGCACATGTACCATCACATTCAGAAGTGTCGCCTGACAATGGCTCCGGGAGGTCTCGGAGGATTACCCATTCAGATTCCCAGCAAATACCCTCTGGTGAAAGAAGCACCGAGAGAGAGGCGTCCTAA